From Butyricimonas paravirosa, one genomic window encodes:
- a CDS encoding outer membrane protein assembly factor: MTGKITLLLIFILCVYGAKAQVADTTQQYDIFYSSPKTYELAGVRAVGGGENYDEDYLAQMAGLSIGMAVQIPGETITRAIKRLYGHGIFSDVSIAIDKIEGDKVYLALYIKERHKLSKINYVGLKKAEENKIKEKMNLLPGAQVTDLMKSNLKMQIEKYLKEKGYYNTNIRIIQRDDPDHSNFVILDAIVEKHNKIKIDEIIITGNKLMKDGRLKGAMKKTKEKSLRNFFKSANYIEKNYDEDKFLLVDKYNEKGFRDAVILSDSVVQISPKRVKIYIDVQEGNKYYFNNITWVGNTIYGSDVLSDVLNIKKGDVYNSKYLEERMTSDDDAVSNLYQNNGYLFSRLVPVETISGEDSINLEVRVVEGPQATINKVIIKGNNRTHEHVIRRELYVYPGELFSREDIIRSARELANMGHFDPEQIKPDLANVNAEAGTADVVFGLVEKANDKIELSGGWGAGMIIGSVGLTFTNFSIRNIFNWDSYRPLPQGDGQTFSLKAQTNGKYYTSFSLSFREPWLGGRKPNSLSVSLYFSRQTGYSSSYRNSYYMSNTSQMYDSRQLMLTYGLSVGLGRRINWPDNWFTMYNEISFQRYQLKNWPYYIFSDGNSNNLSIATVIKRSSIDNPLFTRMGSEFTFSLTLTPPYSLFSNRHFEAEKDQVKYRWIEYHKWKFSGKIFMPLTRSEKRPLVLYASAQYGYLGYYDKNKKSPFEGFEMGGDGMSGYSLYGREYVGLRGYENGSLTNAGSSFIAPKSSDASLYSKFTMELRYPISLAQSATIYALGFLEAGNSWYELKDFEPFNLYRSAGVGLRVFLPMFGLLGIDWGYGFDDVPGRSGAGGSQFHFVLGQEF, translated from the coding sequence ATGACAGGAAAAATAACGCTTTTATTAATCTTTATACTGTGTGTTTATGGGGCAAAGGCCCAAGTCGCAGATACGACACAACAATATGATATTTTTTATTCTTCGCCTAAAACTTACGAACTAGCTGGAGTGCGAGCTGTTGGGGGAGGGGAGAATTATGATGAGGATTATTTGGCACAGATGGCTGGATTGTCAATCGGGATGGCGGTACAGATTCCCGGAGAAACAATCACTCGTGCAATTAAGAGATTGTATGGGCATGGAATCTTTTCAGATGTATCTATTGCCATAGATAAGATCGAAGGGGATAAAGTTTATTTGGCTTTATATATAAAGGAGCGTCATAAACTTTCCAAGATTAATTATGTCGGGCTGAAAAAAGCAGAGGAGAATAAAATCAAAGAAAAGATGAATTTGTTACCGGGTGCCCAGGTGACAGATTTGATGAAGTCAAATCTAAAGATGCAGATCGAGAAGTATCTGAAAGAAAAGGGATATTATAACACGAATATCAGGATTATTCAACGTGATGATCCGGACCATAGTAATTTCGTGATCTTGGATGCTATCGTGGAGAAACATAATAAGATCAAGATTGACGAGATTATCATTACCGGAAATAAGTTAATGAAAGATGGTCGTCTGAAAGGTGCCATGAAGAAGACGAAAGAGAAATCTCTTCGTAATTTCTTCAAGTCGGCTAATTATATAGAAAAAAATTACGATGAAGATAAATTCCTTCTTGTTGATAAGTATAACGAGAAAGGTTTCCGGGATGCTGTGATCCTTTCGGATAGCGTGGTACAGATTTCACCTAAGCGGGTAAAAATTTATATTGATGTACAAGAAGGAAACAAATACTATTTCAATAATATTACATGGGTGGGTAACACCATTTATGGTTCAGATGTTTTGAGTGATGTGTTGAATATCAAGAAAGGTGATGTTTATAACAGTAAATATCTTGAGGAACGAATGACATCTGATGATGATGCTGTTTCTAATCTATATCAGAATAATGGTTACCTGTTCTCCCGGTTGGTTCCGGTGGAGACTATATCCGGAGAGGACTCCATTAACTTGGAAGTCCGGGTGGTTGAAGGTCCTCAAGCGACGATTAACAAAGTAATCATCAAAGGAAATAATCGAACGCACGAGCATGTAATTCGTCGGGAACTATATGTTTACCCGGGAGAATTGTTCAGTCGTGAGGATATTATACGAAGTGCCAGAGAGTTGGCGAATATGGGACATTTTGACCCGGAGCAGATTAAACCCGATTTGGCAAATGTGAATGCAGAGGCAGGAACGGCTGATGTCGTATTTGGTTTAGTTGAAAAAGCGAATGATAAAATCGAACTTTCCGGAGGTTGGGGAGCCGGTATGATCATTGGTTCTGTGGGATTGACCTTCACGAACTTCTCTATTCGTAATATATTTAATTGGGATTCTTACCGGCCTCTGCCGCAGGGAGATGGTCAGACGTTTAGTTTGAAGGCTCAGACGAATGGTAAATACTATACTTCTTTCAGTTTGTCTTTCCGTGAACCTTGGTTAGGTGGAAGAAAGCCGAATTCATTGAGTGTATCATTGTATTTCTCTCGGCAAACGGGATATTCCAGTAGTTACCGGAACTCTTATTATATGAGTAATACTTCTCAGATGTACGACTCTCGTCAGTTAATGTTGACTTACGGTCTTAGCGTGGGATTAGGACGACGAATTAACTGGCCGGATAACTGGTTTACGATGTATAATGAGATTTCGTTCCAGCGTTATCAGTTGAAGAATTGGCCGTATTATATCTTCAGTGATGGTAACTCTAATAACTTGTCTATCGCAACGGTTATCAAGAGAAGTTCTATTGACAACCCGCTGTTTACAAGAATGGGTAGTGAATTCACATTCTCATTGACATTGACCCCGCCGTATTCCTTGTTCTCAAACCGTCATTTCGAGGCAGAGAAGGATCAAGTGAAGTATAGATGGATCGAATATCATAAGTGGAAATTCAGCGGAAAGATTTTCATGCCGTTGACTCGTAGTGAGAAACGTCCGTTAGTGTTGTATGCTTCGGCACAGTACGGGTACTTGGGTTACTATGATAAGAACAAAAAATCTCCGTTCGAGGGATTCGAGATGGGTGGTGACGGAATGTCAGGATATAGCCTGTATGGTAGAGAATACGTGGGATTGCGCGGTTATGAAAACGGATCATTGACTAATGCCGGTTCATCTTTTATTGCCCCGAAATCTTCAGATGCAAGCTTGTATTCCAAGTTCACGATGGAGTTGCGTTACCCGATTTCTTTGGCACAATCAGCAACGATTTATGCTTTAGGATTCTTGGAAGCAGGTAACTCTTGGTACGAGTTGAAAGATTTTGAACCCTTCAATTTGTACCGTTCTGCCGGCGTCGGTTTGCGTGTATTCCTCCCGATGTTTGGTTTGCTCGGTATTGACTGGGGGTATGGATTTGACGATGTGCCGGGACGTAGTGGTGCTGGTGGTTCACAATTCCACTTTGTGTTAGGACAAGAATTTTAG
- a CDS encoding isoprenyl transferase: protein MDKENIPEHVAIIMDGNGRWAKSHGLERWEGHKKGVDAVRTAMEAAGEIEVKYLTLYAFSIENWNRPKKEIDVLMGLMVDAILAETDNLMRKQVRVKAIGNLSDLPEEVYNKLQGLITRTASNTGLTLVLALSYGARWEILTAAKRIVQDVRDGKIEDVEAFTDADFSTYLTTSGIPDPDLLIRTSGECRLSNFLLWQLAYTELYFLDKFWPDFEKEDLYLAIRNFQKRERRFGLTGEQLKK, encoded by the coding sequence ATGGATAAAGAGAATATACCGGAACACGTGGCAATTATTATGGATGGAAACGGAAGGTGGGCCAAAAGTCACGGTTTGGAGAGATGGGAAGGTCATAAAAAAGGAGTAGATGCGGTAAGAACAGCAATGGAGGCTGCTGGGGAGATTGAGGTGAAGTATTTGACTTTATATGCTTTTTCGATAGAGAACTGGAATCGTCCGAAGAAAGAGATAGATGTGTTGATGGGTTTGATGGTGGATGCTATTTTGGCTGAAACTGATAATTTGATGAGAAAACAAGTCCGGGTGAAGGCTATCGGGAATTTGTCGGATTTGCCGGAAGAGGTATATAACAAGTTACAGGGATTAATAACGAGAACGGCATCTAATACCGGGTTAACTCTAGTGTTGGCATTAAGTTATGGGGCAAGATGGGAGATTTTGACAGCGGCCAAGCGGATAGTTCAAGATGTGCGGGATGGCAAAATAGAAGATGTTGAGGCATTTACAGACGCAGATTTTTCCACTTACCTGACGACGTCGGGAATCCCTGATCCCGATTTATTGATCCGAACAAGTGGTGAATGTAGGCTTAGTAATTTCCTTTTATGGCAATTAGCGTATACTGAACTATATTTTCTTGATAAATTTTGGCCCGATTTTGAAAAAGAAGACTTATATTTGGCCATTCGTAATTTTCAAAAAAGAGAAAGACGATTCGGGTTAACCGGAGAGCAACTAAAAAAGTGA
- the murI gene encoding glutamate racemase: MSCPIGVFDSGYGGLTILKDIVKEMPEYDYIYLGDNARTPYGTRSFDVVYKYTREAVLKLFGMGCKLVILACNTASAKALRTIQQVDLPQIDPQRRVLGVIRPSVEAVADFTGNGHIGILATSGTVASESYLLEIAKIHSEKGFLVTQQACPMWVPIVENNEMNSPGAAFFVQKYIDTILQADSQIDTLVLACTHYPLLRSVIDRFIPEGITVIQQGEIVARSLKDYLCRHPEMERELSRGGQIEFLTTEKGGMFDKMAALFMQAEVTSRHVEL, translated from the coding sequence ATGTCTTGTCCGATTGGGGTGTTTGATTCCGGATATGGGGGATTGACGATATTGAAAGATATTGTAAAAGAGATGCCTGAGTATGATTATATTTACTTGGGAGATAATGCCCGTACACCTTATGGAACTCGTTCTTTTGATGTTGTTTACAAGTACACGCGAGAGGCGGTTTTAAAGTTGTTCGGGATGGGGTGTAAGCTGGTTATTCTGGCCTGTAACACGGCCTCGGCGAAAGCACTACGGACGATACAGCAAGTCGATTTGCCCCAGATAGATCCTCAACGAAGAGTGTTAGGGGTTATTCGTCCCAGCGTCGAGGCTGTGGCGGATTTTACCGGGAATGGGCATATCGGTATCTTGGCAACTTCGGGGACCGTGGCGTCTGAGTCGTATTTGTTGGAGATTGCCAAAATTCATTCGGAGAAGGGATTTCTGGTCACGCAGCAGGCTTGTCCCATGTGGGTTCCGATCGTGGAGAATAACGAGATGAATTCTCCGGGGGCGGCTTTCTTTGTACAGAAGTATATAGATACAATTCTGCAAGCTGATTCGCAAATTGACACTCTCGTGTTGGCTTGTACGCATTATCCGTTGTTGAGAAGTGTTATTGACCGCTTTATTCCGGAAGGGATAACCGTCATCCAGCAGGGTGAAATTGTAGCACGAAGTTTGAAAGACTATTTGTGTCGGCACCCGGAGATGGAACGAGAACTTTCCCGGGGGGGGCAGATTGAATTCTTGACCACGGAGAAAGGTGGAATGTTTGATAAGATGGCAGCGCTATTTATGCAGGCGGAAGTGACATCCCGGCATGTAGAACTGTAA
- a CDS encoding CBS domain-containing protein: MIASSLLSNVVPVLKKDDTCAQALGWMDLFRVSHLPVLDGETYVGLLSDEIMYAHGSIHDPIGKLDIPREMTFVYEDVHMYDVIGVASSRLLSVVPVLNRKEVYQGAILLTDILHNIDKLLCIDDPGGIIVLEVNKIDYSLAEVAQIVEYNEAKVLSCYVTCMPDSNKVAITLKVNTARIEPILDTFIRYRYVIKNTFVSGEEMNEEMKDRYGQLLKFMEM; this comes from the coding sequence ATGATCGCATCAAGTTTACTATCAAATGTTGTACCGGTATTGAAGAAGGATGATACTTGTGCCCAGGCATTGGGGTGGATGGACTTGTTTCGGGTGTCTCATTTGCCTGTCTTGGATGGAGAAACGTACGTGGGGTTGTTATCTGATGAAATCATGTATGCGCACGGGAGTATTCATGATCCGATCGGTAAGTTGGATATACCCAGGGAAATGACTTTCGTTTACGAAGATGTACATATGTATGATGTTATCGGGGTTGCCTCTTCACGGCTTTTGTCGGTGGTACCGGTTTTGAACCGAAAAGAGGTATATCAGGGAGCTATTTTGTTAACAGACATCTTGCATAATATTGATAAACTTTTGTGTATAGACGATCCTGGCGGAATTATCGTGTTGGAAGTAAATAAAATTGATTATTCTTTGGCCGAGGTCGCCCAAATCGTGGAGTATAACGAGGCGAAGGTGTTGAGTTGCTATGTTACGTGTATGCCGGATTCTAATAAAGTGGCGATTACTCTTAAAGTGAATACGGCCCGGATAGAACCGATTCTGGATACTTTTATTCGTTATCGTTATGTGATCAAAAATACTTTTGTTTCCGGTGAAGAGATGAATGAAGAGATGAAAGATCGTTACGGGCAGTTGTTGAAGTTTATGGAAATGTAG
- a CDS encoding OmpH family outer membrane protein — MKNTLKLFALVAFMFAAFATSAQTAKPIKLGHLDVQKVMTSMPEFKKAQDDLAAKEQEIRKELTAMHENYQKLMQEYQANAKTLTELSRTAKEQEIQGLAERIQNFQQLAQEQMAKTQEDLLAPIITKIQNAVQAVGKEGGFTYIFAATPNFGQGALLYMADNSEDVLPLVKKKLGIQ; from the coding sequence ATGAAGAATACGTTGAAATTATTTGCTTTAGTAGCATTTATGTTTGCTGCTTTTGCTACTTCTGCTCAAACTGCAAAACCAATTAAGTTAGGTCATCTTGATGTTCAAAAGGTGATGACAAGTATGCCGGAGTTTAAAAAGGCACAGGATGATTTAGCAGCTAAGGAGCAAGAGATTAGAAAAGAATTGACTGCAATGCACGAGAATTATCAAAAATTGATGCAAGAATATCAGGCCAATGCTAAAACACTGACTGAATTAAGCCGTACAGCTAAAGAACAAGAAATTCAAGGATTGGCAGAGAGAATTCAAAACTTTCAACAATTAGCTCAAGAACAAATGGCTAAGACTCAGGAAGATTTATTAGCGCCGATTATTACTAAAATTCAAAATGCAGTTCAAGCCGTAGGTAAAGAAGGTGGTTTCACTTATATTTTTGCTGCAACTCCTAATTTTGGTCAAGGTGCATTATTGTACATGGCTGATAATAGTGAGGATGTGTTACCGCTGGTAAAGAAAAAATTAGGTATTCAATAA
- a CDS encoding NAD kinase, with translation MCSKISKVAIYGRVIHEEFYPYFKQMLRDLNERGVCLTCYKPFYDFLREKCGISDVFQAFYEEDVDRDTDVLFSVGGDGTFLDSAMRVKNHGVPVLGINSGRLGFLANIAQEEIPQAIHWLCAGDFDVEQRALVKFEMKDNPFAEFNYALNEISVLKTERSSLLKVHAYIEEEYLTTYWADGVIVATPTGSTAYSLSCGGPIVALGCDNLIITPVSPHNLNMRPLILPGNVQIRLKVESRSGDFMLSADSRMQRMSDNHELFISSGDFKMNVVKMPDHSYYDTLRNKLNWGEDKRNKKDKS, from the coding sequence ATGTGTTCAAAAATAAGTAAAGTTGCGATTTACGGACGGGTGATTCATGAAGAGTTTTATCCTTATTTCAAACAAATGTTGCGTGATCTGAATGAGCGAGGGGTTTGTTTGACTTGTTATAAACCTTTCTATGATTTTTTGAGGGAAAAATGTGGTATTTCTGATGTGTTTCAAGCGTTTTATGAGGAGGATGTTGATCGGGATACGGATGTTTTGTTCAGCGTGGGAGGAGACGGGACATTTCTTGATTCTGCGATGCGAGTGAAAAATCATGGTGTTCCTGTGTTGGGCATCAATAGCGGGCGGTTGGGTTTTTTGGCTAATATAGCTCAAGAAGAGATTCCTCAGGCTATTCATTGGTTATGTGCCGGAGACTTTGACGTGGAACAGCGTGCGTTGGTGAAATTCGAGATGAAAGATAATCCTTTTGCTGAATTTAATTATGCATTGAATGAGATAAGTGTATTGAAGACAGAACGTTCCTCTTTGTTGAAGGTTCATGCTTATATCGAGGAAGAATATCTCACCACATACTGGGCTGATGGCGTGATCGTGGCCACGCCTACCGGGTCTACTGCCTACTCGTTAAGTTGCGGGGGGCCGATCGTGGCTTTGGGTTGCGATAACTTGATCATAACTCCGGTAAGCCCGCATAATTTGAATATGCGTCCCTTGATTTTGCCTGGTAATGTGCAAATCCGTTTAAAAGTTGAGAGTCGTTCAGGAGACTTCATGTTGAGTGCTGATTCTCGTATGCAAAGAATGTCGGATAATCACGAATTATTTATATCTTCGGGCGATTTTAAAATGAATGTTGTGAAAATGCCTGATCATAGTTATTACGACACGTTACGGAATAAATTGAATTGGGGCGAGGACAAGAGAAACAAGAAAGATAAAAGTTGA